GTCGGCTGCGACGATCCGCACAACTCGAGCCGCGGGCCCTTGGTCCGACGGCTGGCGGCCGCGCACGCAGTCGCCCCTGTAGTACGGCCACGCGGCGTCGGCGCAGTTCGTGCCCGCCGGGAGAACGGGGAGGCGGTCGCCTTTCACGCCGCGAGGCTGCTCGATCGTCTCGTTGGGTCCGGTCGAGGCCGGTGCCACGGCAGCGTCATAGACGACGAACGAAGCGAGTGCGGCGGCAATAGCGATCCGTATCATTGTCGTCTCCCGGTCTGATCTTGTTGTCGATTGACCGCGAGACTACGAGCGCGAATGTGAGCGCTCCATTGTACGTCCGGCGTGCCCGCTTATCGAAAGGGACACTGTCCTATCCGAAGGTTTAGGGGGATATCGGCGATATGCGGGTGGCAATATGCGGTGGCTCGGGCCAGCCGTCACGCGGCATTGAGCGCGCGATCAAGACAGACGATCAGGTTCGCTTCGCTATAGGGCTTGCTCATGAAGGAGATTGCTCCGGACCGCATGGCGCGGTCCCGCACCTGGTCGTCCGGAAACGCCGTAATGAAGATGATTGGTATGCGGTGGCCGCCGGCGGCCAGCCGTTCCTGAAGTTCGATGCCGTTAAGCCCCGGCATGTGGACGTCCGAGATCAGGCACGACGTTTCTTGCACCCGGTTTGAGCCGAGAAACTCTTCCGCTGACGAGAACGTGGCTGCGCGATAGCCCAGCGACCTTATCAACGCTTTGGTTGCATCGCGAACAGCTTCATCGTCGTCAACAATCGAAATCATCGGCGTGTTTTTTTGAGGCAAGGAACGATCCTCTCGGCTTTTGTACAAATATGAGGGGATTCGGCCGATGCCGCCACGATGCTTGCAGCGCGGTCCAATGCCAGAAAGGCTAACGGAACTATACTTAAGTGTATGGAGCTAGGGCTTGGTCTGCCGGATGCCGAGTGTGTCCGCCATTCGCACCAGATCGGCGAACGATTTCGCTCCCATCTTGTGCATGACGTTGCCGCGGTGGACTTTGACGGTGACTTCGCTCACGCCGATGTCGGCGGCAACCTGCTTGTTCATCAGGCCGGACGTGACGAGGGCCATCACCTGCTGTTCGCGGGCGGTCAGCGTCTGATAGGCGGACATGAGGTTCGCTGTCGCCCTGTCGTTTTCGCGCCGCACGCGGTCACGGTCGAGCCCGACCTGGACCGCATCCAGAAGATCCTGGTCGCGGAACGGCTTCGGCAGGAATTCCACGGCGCCGGCCTTCATCGCCCGCACCGTCATCGGGATATCGCCATGCCCGGTGATGAAGATGACCGGAATCTGGATGCTGGACTGGATGAGCTTGGCCTGGAAATCCAGCCCGCTCACACCCGGCAGGCGGACGTCCAGGACGATGCAACTCGGCGCGTCAGGCATCCGGCCCGCGAGGAACTCGTCTGTGGAGCCGAACGTATTCACCCGCAGGCCGACCGACCGAAGCAGCGTCTGCAACGAAGCCCGCACGCCGGCATCGTCGTCGATGACGAAGACGGTTGCTTCATTGTCCTGAGATGGCTTCGGAATGGCCGCCATGCATGTGTCCTAGCCGGGCGCAACCGGCAGGGTGAAGCAAAATTCGGTTCCGTGCGCCTTTGCGGGCGCGGCCCAGAGCCGTCCGCCATGGGATTGGACGATGCCTCGGCAGATTGGCAGCCCCATGCCCATCCCGGTGCTCTTGGTCGTGAACAGCGGGTCGAACACGCGATTCTTGACGGCTTCGTCGATGCCGGTGCCGGTGTCCCCGACGACCACCAGCACATTGTCCGTACCGTCAAGTTGCGATCCGATCCGCAGGACGCGCGAACGGTCCGTGACCGAATTCATGGCGTCCGCGCCGTTGATCACCAGGTTCATGATGACCTGCTGCAACTGGACGCGGTCACCGAGCACAGGCGGCACCTCGCTCGGCAAGGAGGTCTTCACTATGACATTGCGCTGGCGCAGCGTGTTCATGGTGAGCGCCAGCACCTCGCGGATGGCCTCGTTGATGTCGGTTGCGACGTAGTCGGGTTTCCGGTTTCTGAGAAATGCGCGGATGCGGCCGATCACCTCGCTCGCGCGATTACCCTCCTGGATCGCACCTTCGAGCGCGTCCTTGGCTTCTGCCAGATCGGGCGTGGCACGGTCGAGCCATCGGAGCGCGGCGTTGCCGTTGGCCACCACTGCGGCGAGCGGCTGATTGATTTCATGCGCGATCGAAGCGGCCAACTCGCCCATCGTCGTCAGCCGCGCGACCCGCGCGAGCTCCGCCTGCGCCTCCTGGAGGGCTGCGGTGGCGCGGACGCGTTCGGTCTCGTCGATCGTTGCACCGACGAGCTCGGCCACTTCGCCGGTCTCGTCGAGCACCAGACTGCAGACGGTGTGGATGTTCTTGACCGTGCCGTCGTGCAGCACCACGCGATAGGAGATGTCGTAAGGCCTTTTTTCTCGTATGGCTCGTGCGCTCGCTTCATCGAACAGGGCGCGGTCTTCCGGATGGACCCGTTCACGGACCAAGTCGAGTGATGGCGTCGTCACTGCCGGATCGATAGCGAAGATATTCCACTCTTCCGGCGACCAGAATATCTCGCCGGTCTTCGTTTTCCTGGACCAGAAGCCGGTGTGGCTGAGCTTCTCTGCCTCCGCGAGGTAGGTTTCCGTGCGATGCAGATCGCTTTCCCGTCGCTCGGCGGTCTGCTTTTTGTTATCGATATCGACGCAGATGCCCACCCATTCGCGGACCGTGCCGTTGTTTTCCAGAACCGCGTTGGCGCGCACCTGATGCCAGATGTGGACACCGTCGTGCTGCCGGATGCGGTACTCGACCTCGAACGGCGATTTCTGCCGGACCGACCGTTGCCAGACATCGCGCGCCCGGTCGCGGTCGCCGGGATGCACCGCGGCCAGCCATCCCGAGCCGCGGATTTCATCTGGCGACTGGCCGGTGAAAGCGCACCATCCGGGCGACTCGATGAATTGTCCGTCCAAGGTCGCGGTCAACACCAGCGACGAGGTGGCCTGGGCCAGCGCCCGGTAGCGCTGTTCGCTTGCGATCACCGCGGCTTGTGCGCGCTTGCGTTCGGTAATTTCCTCGGCCGCGACATTGACGCCGACCACGCGGCCGCCTGGTCCTTTAAGCGGGTACCAGTTCGTCAGCCAGGCGCGGTCGGCGCCGACGCCGTCCGCGCGCTGTCCATTGACCTCGATGCCTGTGATCGGCTTGCCGCTTTCGACGATGGATCGTACGAGCTGCTCCACCTGACCGGCGATATTCGGGACCATTTCGCGGACAGTGTGGCCGAGGTGGCCCTCCACCGAGATGCCGCAGATGTCGGTCAGCCGCTGATTGATCTGCAAATACTGGCAATCGGGAGACAGGAAGGCGAGCCCGATCGGTGCCGTGTCGTAGATCCAGCGCAGCTCAGGCGGCGCGAGGCCAGCTTCGCCTGCCGCTCGCCGTGCCACCGACATCGGACGCGCAGTTTGCGCGCCCGTTCGCACGGGTTTCCGCGCCGGTCTTGCCGCTCCTTTCCGCTTGCCCATCGACCCCACCGGCACCCCAAAGGGCGCCGACCCATTGACGCGATTGAACAAAGCCGAAGCAGACGTGGCGGGGTGGATGTTCGTGCTGCGGCCGCCGCGCCGAGCCCGGATAGCGTCCTATGTTGCCCTAGGAAAGGCCGCCCGTACATTAGCCCCAAGGACAATGAGCCGGCTACTGGCCTCCGTTTCCGGGAATGCCCGGGTGGCGTCCGCAAATACAGGTACTGGAGAACCGTCTCTGTCTAAGCCATCGCCCGCGTTCTGGCCGATGCCTTGAGTTCGGGCATCACCTTCTTCGCAAACAATCCGATGGAATGCAGCGACTCCGCGAGGCTCATGTCGCCGAACACCATCTGGCACATCAGATAATTGCTGCCAGACTCTTCTATCCGTCGTGACAGCACGTCGAGGACAGTCTGCGGCGAGCCTGCGATACCGAGTTCGCGCTGTACCACATCGGGGAAGTTGTCCGCGCGCTCACCGTGCACCGGAGAACGACCGTGCAAGTGATAGAGATAGTGGAAGCTGTGGTGCCAGACCTTGTAGGCGCGGTCGGCGAGCTTCTGTGCTTCGGCATCGGTGTCGCCGACCACGACGAACACATTCATACCCATCTTGATCTTCGGATCGAGCCCGCCGTTCTGTCGCGCGGTCTCCTTGTAGCGCTCGACGCGCGCGCGCATTTCTGACGGCCGCTGGATCGCCACGAAATTCATGTTGGCGCGCGCGGCCTGCTCGGCGTTCTCGAGCGAGCTCACGCCCATCCACAGCGGCGGATGGGGCTTCTGCAGCGTCTCGAGCTCGATCGGCACGTCCGTGGCAGTCCGGTATTGGCCCTGCACGGTGACGCGCTTTTTCGTGAACGAGTCCTTCATGATCTGCCAGGTTTCGGCGAACGTTTGCCGCGACTCCTTGAAATCGGTGGACTCGCCGTAATAGCCCGCCTCGACGGGCGAGATGCCACGGCCGATGCCGAGCTCGAGCCTTCCACCGCTGAGCTGATCGAGCATGCAGATCTCCTCGGCGAGCCGCAGCGGGTGATAGAACGGCAGAATGTAGACGAGGGGGCCGAACCGCAGCGTCGTGGTGCGCTGTGCCACCGACGCGAGGAAGATGCCGGGCGAGGCAGCCATGCCGAGCGGCGTAAAGTGGTGCTCGGCGATGTGGTAGCAGTAGAAGCCGTGGCGTTCGTAAGCCTGCGCGATCTGGATGCGTTCCTCGAAGAATTGCCGAAGTGGTGCACCCGATCGATCGACGTGATCGAAGACGCCGAATTCCATTTTCAACTCCCGATTATTTTTGTTCTGGATTGAGATTGATGGCTTTGACCACGCGCTCCCAGCGCGCGGAGTCTTCCTCGATCAGGTTCCGGAACTCCGCGGGCGAACTGCCGACCGGCTCCATGAGGATGCGCGCAAGCGCGTCCTTCGCCTGAGGCTGCTGCACCGCGTTGGCGAATTCACGGCCAACCTTCTCCACGATCGCAGGAGGCGTGCCACTGCGCATCACGATGCCGTTCCAGCTGAAGGCCTGCATGCCGGGAACGGTCTCGGCCACGGTCGGCATCTCGGGATAGAAAGAGGTGCGCTTGGCCGTGGTGACGCCAAGCGAACGCAGCGCGCCCGACGCGAGATGGCTCGCGACCGATGACGAGACGTCGATGGTCAGATCGACATTGCCGGCGAGCAGGTCGTTCAGTGCCGGGGCATTGCCGCGATAGGACACGTGAACCATATCGGTGCCGGTGAGCAGCTTGAACAGCTCGACCGAGAGATGGGCCACGCTGCCGATGCCGGTGCTGGCGTAGGTCACTTTGCCGGGATTCTGCTTCAGATAGGCGATCAGCTCCTGCACGGTGTGGGCTGGCACCTTGTTGGGATTCACCACCAGCATCATCGGCGCAATGACCAGCAGCGTCACCGGCGTGAGGTCGGTCATCGGATTATAAGGGAGGTCGCGGCGCAGCGCCCGCAACGCGGTGTGCGAGGTCGGCGCCGCGTTGAGCAGCGTGTAGCCGTCGGCAGGCTGCCGGACCGCAAATTCGCCGGCGATGGCGCCAGTGGCGCCCACGCGGTTGTCGATCACGACAGGTTGGTTCCAGTTTTTGCTGACTGTCTGTGCCAGGAGCCGCATGACCACGTCGCTCGATCCGCCGGCCGCGAACGGCACGACGACCTGCACGGGGCGTGAGGGAAACGAAGAGGCCTGCTCCTGGGCGGGCAACTGCCGGCTACAGCACAGCGAAACGGCCGCCACGATCGCGCTCCGAAGCGCGGCAGGCCATACCCCAATTTTCAAATGCGAACCCCACCTACAGGCATCTCGACCAAGCCGCTTCCGCACTCCCCGGACGAAGCCGAGGCCCATGGAAATTTCCGGGAATGGCTGGGCGTGCGCAGCGCGCCAGGCTCATGTGGCTCAGGCGGGAACGCATGGGGCGGAACGCATGGGCGCGATGGTGCGCCCAATCAGTTGTTCAGGATCGCGATGTCCTTGGCCGGTCGTCGTCCCGGAAGGCTCTGTAGGAACGCGTAGATGTCGGCAACGTCCTGGTCGGGCAGCACCGCTTCGACATAGGCCGGCATGTCCCGCAACGACTGCCGCAGCACGCCTTTGAAGCCCTCGAACGGAACCTCGGTCTTGGCGAGCGCCGGCGCCGGATAGTTCAGCGCGCCGCCCTGGCCAGAGCGGCCGTGGCAGTAGTAACAGCCGACGGCCACAAAGACCTGCTTGCCATGGGCGACATCGCCCTTCGGCGCATCCTGGGCTCGCGCCGCCGCGGTGAGGGCGAGCACGCTGAGTGCGCCGATCAAGACAGCTTTCGACATCATATCTCTCCCCATCACCGCGGATCAGTCACGACATCGATCAAGGCGGGTGCGCCGCTCTTGACCACTGCGAGCGCGCGTTTGATCGCCGGCGCAAGGTCCTTGGGGTCTGTGATCGGTCCTTCGCCGTATATGCCGTAGCCTTTCGCCACGGTGGCGTAGTCGATGTTGGGGTCGGTCAGCGTCGTGCCGATGCGCGTGTTGGTGATGCCGCGGGCATGACGCGCCGCCATCGCCTGCAGGTACATCAGCTCCTGATGATAGGCGCGGTTGTTGTGCACGATATAGAGGATCGGAATCTGGTGATGCGCCGCGGTCCACAGCGCGCCCGGCACGAAGTTGAAATCGCCATCGCCGCCAAACGCCACGGTAAGGCGGCCGTGCTTCTTGTTGGCGAGCGCCGCGCCGATCGAGGCGGGCAGGTTGTAGCCGATGCCGGCACCGCCGGCGCCGCCGTTCCACTGATAGGACTTCTTCATGTCCCACAGCCGGTGCGGCCACACGTTGCGAATGGCGTTGCCGACCAGCGACCAGTCCTCGTCCTTGATCTGCGCGTAGACCTCGGCGCACATCCGCGCCGTGGTGATCGGGCTCGCGTCCCAGCCGATCGTCGCTTCGGAGCGGGCCTGGTCCATCATCGCCAGCCGCGCCGCGGCGAGCTTCTTGCCGCGCGCCTCGAACGCGTTCTTGCGGCCATCGTCGACGAGCTTCTTCACTTGCTCGGTCAGCGCCGGCAGCGAGGCTTCGCCGTCGCCGGTGATCGCCAGGTCGACGTCCTGGTAGCGCGAGAAGTCCTGATAGTTTGCTCGGATCAGCATGTCGCGGGTGCCGAGCGTGACGAGCTTGGCGTCCTTCTTGGCGACGCGCCGGTAGCTGCGCTCGATCCGGTCGCTGAACTGGTTCAACACGCCCCAGAGGTCGTTCATCTCGATCGCCAGGATCACGTCGGCTTGCGCCAGAACCGGGCCGCGGCGGAAGCTCATGTTGAGCGGATGCCGCGACGGGAAGTTCATGCGGCCGGCGTTGTCGATCACCGCGCATTGCAGGGTTTCGGCAAGCTCGACCAGCCGCTCCATGCCGGCCGGCGTTCGCGCCAGGCGGTCGCAGATGATCACCGGGTTCTCGGCAGCCACCAGCAGCTTCGCGGCTTCGGCAAGCGAGCCGGAATCGCCGACAGGCGCCATCATCTTGCCGAGCTTCGGAATGTGCAGCGTCTCTGCATCCTTGATCGGATTTTCCTGGAGTTCGGCGTCGAGCGACAGCAGCACCGGAGCCATCGGCGGCGTCATTGCGACCCGGTAGGCGCGCACGGCCGATTCAGCGAAATGCTGGAGTGACGTGGGCTGATCGTCCCACTTGGTGAAGTCGCGCGTCAGCGCGCCGATGTCGATTGCCGAATGCACCCATTCGGCGCCCGGCATGCGCTTGTCGGCTTCGACGATGTTGCCGCCCATGCAGTAGACCGGCGCGCGGTCGCACCAGGCGTTGTACATCGCCATCGTGGCGTGCTGCAGGCCCACGACGCCGTGGCAGATGAAGGCCATCGGCTTGCCTTCGATCTTGGCGTAGCCGTGTCCCATCGCCACCGCGATTTCCTCATGCGGACAGGTGAGGATTTCCGGTTTGTTGTTGTTGTGATTGAGCACGGCCTCGTGCAGGCCGCGGAAGCTCGAGGCGCAGTTCATCGCCAGGTATTCGATGTCGAGCGTCTTGAAGACGTCCACCATGAAGTCGCCGCCGCTCGACGACTGCGTGGCCGGATCCTTGACCGGAGCCGTGGTTTCGACAGCGATTTGCCGCGGACCAGGTCCTGGCGCCTTCAATTTTGCAACCGGCACGGCGGCTTCGGCGGTCGGCGCCACTGCCACGGCGGCGGTGCCGGCCAGGGCGGCGCCTTTCAAGAAATTGCGGCGACCCATACCGCGCGGATTGTCAGACTTCGACACGGTGACCTCCCAACAGTTGATATTTTGATTTTGGACAGTGTCGCGCCGGGCGCGGTGGCCGGTCAAGGCGGGCTTGGTCGTGTTATGGTTTGCGGGTAAAAAGGTAGCGTCGCGAGACTCGTCCGCATCTCGGGCCGGAAGATGCTATCATTTGCCGACGGGCCGCTTGATTGACGTCAGCTAAAGCTTAGCCGCGGGCAGCAGGTTAAGGGACGAACGAACATATGGCACCAACCGCTGTCGAAACGTCCACCCGACGTTTCCTGGTCGTTCTGATCAAGCCGTCGCATTACGACGGGGACGGCTACGTCATTCAGTGGCATCGCTCGGGGATCCCCTCGAACAGCCTCGCCAGTGTCTATGGTGCTTTTGCCGAATGCGCGTCGGCGCATGCTCTCGGGCCTGATGTGAAGATCGAATTGGAGGGATACGACGAATGCAACACGGTCATTGACGTCCGGGGCATCGTCAAGCGCCTGCGAAAGGCCGGGCAGGGTCTGATTGGGCTGGTTGGCGTCCAGTCGAACCAGTTTCCGAGAGCACTCGATCTGGCGCGGCAATTTCGCGCCAGCGGCTTGCCGGTCGTCATCGGCGGTTTTCATGTGAGCGGCTGCATATCGATGCTGCCCGAGTTGCCACCCGATCTCGACGAGGCACTTGAGCTCGGGGTCACGCTTTATGCCGGCGAAGCCGAAGGTCGTCTGCACGAATTGCTGCAGGACATCGATCGCGGTTCGCCCAAGCGCGTGTACAATCACCTCCACGATCTGCCGGGCCTGGAGGGCGCAAGCCTGCCGATCCTGCCGCGCGATATTTGCGAGCGGGTCTATATGAGGTCGTCGACCTTCGACGCCGGACGCGGTTGCCCGTTTCAATGCTCGTTCTGCACCATCATCAATGTGCAAGGCCGCAAATCGCGCTATCGCACGGCGGATGACGTCGAGGCGATCGTGCGTGCCAACGCTGCGCAAGGCATCACACGTTTTTTCGTGACCGATGACGACTTTGCCCGCAACAAGAACTGGGAGTCGATCCTCGACCGTCTCGCCGACTTGCGAGTGCGGCAGGGATTCGGGATTTCACTGGTGCTGCAGGTCGATACGCTGAGTTACCGCATCCCCGGCTTCATCGAGAAGGCTGCGCGAGCGGGCTGCCGATCGGTCTTCATTGGGCTCGAGAACATCAACCCAGAATCCCTGATGGCGGCCAAAAAACGCCAGAACAAAATCTGGGAATACCGCGAGATGCTGCTCGCCTGGCGGCGGTTCAGAATTTCCACCCATGCCGGCTATATTCTCGGTTTCCCGGCCGATACGCCTCAATCGATCGCCCGCGATATCGAGATCATCAAGAAGGAACTGCCGGTCGATCTGCTTGAGTTCTTCTATCTCACGCCGCTTCCGGGTTCCGAGGATCACAAGAAGCTCTACGTTTCCGGCACCCGTTTGGAGCCGGATCTGAACAAATACGATCTCGAACATCCGTGCACCGATCATCCACGGATGAGCCAGGAAGAGTGGACGCAAGCCTACAACGACGCGTGGGAGCGCTACTATTCCAGAGACCACATCGAGACCATCCTGCGCCGCGCGGCGGCAAGCGTGGTCGGCCTGGGGAAGGTCGCCAATGGCGCAACCATTTTTTCGGGGGCTACAAGCATTGAAGGGCTGCACCCCCTGCAGTGCGGAATTGGACGCCGTAAGGTGCGGACGCAGCGCCGGGCCGGATACCCTATCGAGAATCCGTTCACGTTCTACCCACGACGCGCGGTGGAAATAACCTTCGAATGGTCGCGTTGGGGCTGGCGCTTCTGGTGGATCCGAAGGCTGCGCAAGCGCATCGCCGCTGATCCGGCCTCTTCGCGCTACTCGGACGAGGCTTTGATTGAAACGCCTGTAACCGACAGCATCGTCGAAACCTACGCCAGCAAGGTGCCGAAGACGCACGGCGCGCCCGTTCGTCAGCCGGCTGCGTGAGCGAAGTCAGCCGCGAGCGGAAAACAGCACCGTCATTCCGGCTTGATGTTGCCGGCCGCGATAATCTTCACCCATTTGTCGATCTCGCGGTCGACGTGGCTGCGAAATTCATCGGTCGAGGTGCCGATCGGTTGAAAGCCGCGCGCCAGAAGCTTCTCGCGAAACACCGCGTCCTTCACTGTCGTGGCCGAGATGCGCTGCAGCTTCTCGACGATCGGGGCGGGGGTCGAAGCGGGTACGACCAGGCCCATCTCGCTTGCGGAGTCGACGCTGCCGTAGCCGATCTCGTCCATGCCAGGGATGCCCGGAAGCTGTGGCGCGCGTCCGCGCGTGACGCCAAGCCCGCGCGCGTTTCCAGCTTCAATGTAGGACTTGATCGACGGCACCGCGCCGAAGGTGAAGTCGACCTTGCCGGCGAGGAAATCGGCCAGCGCCGGCGCGCCGCCGCGATAGGGGACAATGACGATCTGGATGCCGGCGACCTGGCGGAATTGTTCGCCGGCGAGGTGAATGCCGGTGCCGATGCCGGCCGATGCAAAGGTCAGCTTGCCGGGATTGGCCTTGGCGTAGTCGACCAATTCCTTCGCGGTTTTGAACGGCGAGGCCGCGGGCACCGCGAGCACGAGCTGCGTGCGTGAAAGCAGCGACACCGGGATGAAATCCTTTCGCGTGTCGTAGGGAAGCTTCTCGCCGAGCAGGCCGGGATTGGTGACGAAGGCAGAGTCGACCATGCCGATGGTGTAACCATCGCCCGCCGCATCGGCGACGGCGCGGGTGCCGATGGTGCTGGCGCCACCGGCACGGTTGTCGATGACAAGCGGCTGGCCGAATTCTTTCTCCATTTGCGCCGCGAGCAGCCGCGAGAACACGTCGGTCCCGCCGCCCGGTGCATACGGCACGATCAGCTTCACCGGACGTTGCGGGTAAGCGTCTTGCGCGCGCAAGGAAGAAGCACCCGCAAGACATAACGCAGCAGCACCGGTGGCGAGCTGCCGCCTGCTCACGAAGGTCATGGACTTTTCTCCCGAACGGCGTTTGTTGTTGTCAGACGCGGTATTTCAACAACTCATCCTCTTCTGGATCGGCGCCAAGTCCGGGCCGGTCCGGCACGTCGACCGCGCCGTTCACGTCCGGCACCGTCTTCGTGTAGGGGACAAAAGCCACATCGGCGAACAGCCGCTCCAGCGGCGCATCGCGGTCTTTCGAGGCGATACAGTGCAGCGTTGCGAGATAGCCCGGGCCGAAGAAGAAAGCATGGGGCACGCAGGTGATGCCGGACTTCTCGGACTCGGTCGCGATGCGGAAGAGTTGCGTGATGCCGCCGATTTTGACGATAGACGGCTGCACATAGTCGGTAGCACCGGCCGCAATCATTTTGCGGAAATCGCTTGGGCTCGTCGCGTTCTCGCCCATCGCGAGCGGCATGCCAGTGGCCTTGCGGAGCTTGGCCGCCGATTCAAAATCCTCCGGAGGCCAGATCGGCTCCTCGACCCAATACGGATTCGACGGTTTCATCGCGGCGACCGGCTTTTCGGCTTCGCCAGGCGTCCAGCCGCAATTGGTGTCGACCTTGATTGGGATCGCCGGCCCGGTGACCGAGCGGGCCGCGGCGACGGCCTCGGCGGTGCGCTCATGCAGCTTGATGTGGCGATAGCCGCGCTCCAAGGCGCGAGCGGTGTTGCGCTTCACGTGCTCGACATCGCCGGCGTATTGCAGAAGCGACGCATAGGTCTCGACGCGCTTGCGCTTCGGTCCGCCCAGCAGCTTCGACACCGACGCGCGTTCGAGCTTGCCGCGGATGTCCCACAGCGCGATGTCGAGGCCGCTCAGTGCATGCATCACCGGACCGGCGCGACCGAGGCCGTGCAATAGCCGCTCCATGGTGGGAAGCAGGTTCGGATCGGTCGGATCCTTGCCGACCGCAAGCTGCCGGATCCAATTGTCATAGGCCGCGACCACCAAGGTGCCGCTCGAGCCGAAGGCCTCGCCCCAGCCAATCGTGCCATCGCTGCATTTCACTTTGACATAGAGCGCCTCGACATGGGTGCGCGGCCGGCCGGCGAACAGCGGAGGCGGCGCCCAGGTGTCGAGCGGGATCCGCACGTGAATGACGTCAATGGCACTGATGGTGACGGGCATTTCGCTTCCTCGGGATGGCAGGCTTTTTGAGATCGCTATAGTGGACGACATGCGGGGCGCTGTAATCCCGGTTTTTGCAGTTCTGGCTTGCTTGGCGTTGCCTGGCCTGGCGGCGACGCCGGCTTTGGCCCATCCGCCGCCGCTTGGGCTCACGGGCTTCGCGGGTGGTGCGCTGCATCCGCTGTTCGTGATCGATCATGCGATGGCGGTGCTGGCGATGGGCCTGATGGTGGGCAGCCAGACGCGATGGGGCTGGCCGCCCGTCATCGGCTTTGGGTTGGGCATCGCGGCGGGGATCGCCGTGATGGTTTCGGGGGCGGTGCCGCTCTACGCCAACGAGACCATTCTGGGCATCGCCGTTCTATCGGGCGTTCTGGTCGCGCTGGCGTGGCCGCTGTCGGTCCGCATCGGGATTGCGCTTGCGGGCGTGCTCGGGATTGCGATCGCGCTCGACTCGCCGCCCGAGGCGCTGTCGATCAGCGAAGCCAACCGGACGCTCGCCGGCACGGCGGTCGGCGCCACGATGTTCCTGATCGCGATGTGGCAGACCACGCGATACGCGCGGCCGCTGTGGGCGCGGATCGCGGTGAGGGCTGCCGGGTCGTGGATCGCGGCGGCCGCAATTCTGGCGCTTGCGTTGCGCTTCGTGCGACCGGACTAGAGCATGATCCCGAAAAGTGTGAAGCGGTTTTCGGAAAGGATCATGCTCAAGCAAGAGAAAGAGCGACGGGTCTGATTCAACGAAGTTGAATCAGACCCTAGCGGCCCGCGGCGCGTTGCTGCTCGGCGAGGAACGTTTCGCGGTTGACCGCGATCTGCTCGATAGCGTTGGCCAAAACCTCCGGCGCCTGCGCGCCGCTGACCGCGGCCACGCCGCCGAGGATGTAGGTCGGCACGCCGTCGATGCCGGCTTCCTTTGCTGCACTGGCCGCAGCCTCGACCTTGTCGACGTCAATGTCGTTCGCAAGCTTCTGGCGGACGTCCGCCGCGTCGAGGCCGATGGAGGTGGCGGCCGCGACCAGCACCTCCGGATCCGACAGGTCGGCGCCCTCGGTGAAATACATGTCCATCAGCCGCTGCTTCATCTGGGGAGCCTTACCGATGGCGCCGGCCCAGAGGATCAGCCGATGGCAGTCGAGCGTGTTGGGCTGACGCCGCATCTTGTCGACCGCGTAGGTCAGCCCCTCGGATGCCGCCGCCGCGGCAACCCGCCCGGCAATGCCCTGGTAGCGCTCCGGCGAGCCGAATTTGGTGGTCAGATACTCGTCGCGGGTCATGCCCTCGCGCGGCACCCATGGATTCAGGAAATAGGGGTGATAGCGCACCTCTACCGGAATATTTGGTTTCAGCGCCAAGGCCTTCTCAAGACGGCTCTTTCCGATAAAGCA
The Rhodoplanes sp. Z2-YC6860 genome window above contains:
- a CDS encoding DsbA family oxidoreductase; translated protein: MPDTPNAIPPVTIDVVSDVVCPWCFIGKSRLEKALALKPNIPVEVRYHPYFLNPWVPREGMTRDEYLTTKFGSPERYQGIAGRVAAAAASEGLTYAVDKMRRQPNTLDCHRLILWAGAIGKAPQMKQRLMDMYFTEGADLSDPEVLVAAATSIGLDAADVRQKLANDIDVDKVEAAASAAKEAGIDGVPTYILGGVAAVSGAQAPEVLANAIEQIAVNRETFLAEQQRAAGR
- a CDS encoding HupE/UreJ family protein; this encodes MALPGLAATPALAHPPPLGLTGFAGGALHPLFVIDHAMAVLAMGLMVGSQTRWGWPPVIGFGLGIAAGIAVMVSGAVPLYANETILGIAVLSGVLVALAWPLSVRIGIALAGVLGIAIALDSPPEALSISEANRTLAGTAVGATMFLIAMWQTTRYARPLWARIAVRAAGSWIAAAAILALALRFVRPD